GCACGCCGGTTCCAGGAGGAAGGAATAACAGGCTTGGTCTTTGGTGTTTCCATCCCCATTCCGATTCTCAACAGAAATCAGGGCACGATTCGTGAGGCCAAAGGCGACGTTTCAGCGTCGGAATTCAACCGTGAAGCGGAGAAACTTCGGGTTCAGGCGGAACTTCAGGGAGCAATCCAGGAAATTCAAACTGCCTATGCCGAAGCCCTGGCCTTCAGAAACCAGATCCTTCCAGCCGCCGAGAAAGCGTTTGCTTCTGCGAACGAAATCTTTCAACGGGGAAAGTTGGACTATCTGAATGTCCTTGACGCTCAGCGGGATCTCTTCAATTCACGGGAGCAATACCTGCAATCGCTGGTTGCCTATCATGAGGCTCTGGCAGATCTGGAACGCCTGACAGGCAAAGGTATCACCGAGCTACTCAACAATGGCAGCAGCGGAAAATAGGAGTTTTTATGAGAAGCAAGAGAACAATCGGAATGGTTTTGGGAATTTTCGCTGCAGCTCTTGTGATCTGGCTTATTGCCGGCCGGTCCAAAACCGGGACAATCGCGGGCAACGAAAAGAAGGAAGAACATGACCATGAGGAAGAAGGGCACGATGAAACCGTCCCGCTGACGGATGAGCAAATCAAGGCCGCCGGGATCCAATGGGTGACGGCTGGTCCAGGGGAATTGAATATCGAGGTTTCGTTACCCGGGGAAGTGCGTTTGAACGCCGATAACCTCTCGCACATCGTTCCACGGTTTGCGGGGGCCATTACCCAAATCAGAAAAAATCTAGGCGATAAGGTTACCAGAGGTGAAGTCCTGGCTGTCATTGAAAGCAATGAAAGTCTGGCGAGCTATGAGATCAAATCCTTGACCGCCGGAACGATCATCCAAAAGCACGCGACGATAGGTGAAGTTATTCCAGAAAACAGCGAGGTGTTCGTCGTCGCAAACCTGGACACCGTCTGGATCGATATGAATGTCTATCCCAAAGACCTTCCTTACATGAAGGAAGGGGAAGCTGTCCGCATCCTGGGGCCGGCGAAGGGCCTGGAGTCGGAAGGCAAGATTGCTTATGTGGGTCCAATCGTGAGCGAGCACACCAGGACAGCGATGGCTCGCGTCGTCATACCGAACAAGAATGGGAAGTGGCGTCCTGGAATGTTCGTCACAGCCAAAGTCGCTGTCGATCGTTTGCCTGCTTCCATTGTCGCTCCCAAGGAGTCGGTGCAGAATGTCGAGGGCAAGCCATCGATCTTTGTGAAGACCGAGAAGGGCTTTTTGCCCAAGCCCGTTACTTTGGGACGCGAAGATGCCAAAAATTATGAAATCGTCGATGGTCTGGAGGCCGGCGATCAGCTCGTAACTGAAGGAGCCTTTGTACTGAAAGCTGAAAAAGGCAAATCCGAAGCGGAGCATGAAGATTAACCTTCAAAAATCTTTCAAGAATTAAGGACATTTCATGCTAGACAGAATATTGAAATTTTCCATACAGCATCGATTCCTCATCATGCTGATGTCAGTGGTTGTGGCGATTGCCGGGTTGTTTTCGCTCACAAGGCTCCCGATTGATGCAGTTCCGGATATCACGAACGTTCAGGTCCAGATCAACACCGTCTCGTCAGCGCTTTCGCCCATTGAAATGGAAAAGCAGGTAACGTTTCCGATTGAAACGACTCTTGCGGGGATACCGGGCCTCACCTACACGCGCTCCCTGTCCCGGAATGGATTTTCCCAGGTGACGGCGGTTTTTAAAGACGACGTCGATATTTATTTTGCCCGGCAACAGGTCGCGGAGCGTCTCCTTGAAGCCAGGGAGAATCTTCCGCCCGGAACCGATCCCAAGATGGGACCAATTTCAACCGGCCTTGGTGAAGTCTTCATGTGGACG
The window above is part of the Oligoflexus sp. genome. Proteins encoded here:
- a CDS encoding efflux RND transporter periplasmic adaptor subunit, with protein sequence MRSKRTIGMVLGIFAAALVIWLIAGRSKTGTIAGNEKKEEHDHEEEGHDETVPLTDEQIKAAGIQWVTAGPGELNIEVSLPGEVRLNADNLSHIVPRFAGAITQIRKNLGDKVTRGEVLAVIESNESLASYEIKSLTAGTIIQKHATIGEVIPENSEVFVVANLDTVWIDMNVYPKDLPYMKEGEAVRILGPAKGLESEGKIAYVGPIVSEHTRTAMARVVIPNKNGKWRPGMFVTAKVAVDRLPASIVAPKESVQNVEGKPSIFVKTEKGFLPKPVTLGREDAKNYEIVDGLEAGDQLVTEGAFVLKAEKGKSEAEHED